In Dioscorea cayenensis subsp. rotundata cultivar TDr96_F1 chromosome 11, TDr96_F1_v2_PseudoChromosome.rev07_lg8_w22 25.fasta, whole genome shotgun sequence, a single genomic region encodes these proteins:
- the LOC120272375 gene encoding chaperone protein dnaJ GFA2, mitochondrial has protein sequence MRSGSARLVYWLARRSLGSKLVQESPITSFEDSSRRFVSGICSSSSVFGERNSDSARRRNLDGAFHGNCCPSRFFHGTRSMHARDYYDVLGISKNASASEIKKAYYGLAKKLHPDTNKDDAEAEKKFQEVQRAYEVLKDEEKRSLYDQVGHDAFEQAASGGGPGGGPFGGGGGGGFGNPFEDFFTGGGGMNDFFKNIFRDRGFGGQDVKVSLEISFMEAVRGCTKEVNFQTDVPCGACDGTGVPPGSKPETCRSCRGSGMIFMQNGPFRLQTTCTQCGGSGKAVKHLCISCKGKRVVRGMKSIKLDIVPGVDDNETIKIYRNGAADPDGNQPGDLYVTIKVREDPVFRREKADIHVDAVLNVSQAVLGGTIQVPTLTGDVVLKVRPGTQPGQKVVLKGKGIKTRSSAFYGDQYVHFNVHIPVNLTQRQRMLIEEFAKEEQGEYDKGAAAAGGS, from the exons ATGCGGTCCGGGAGCGCCCGCCTTGTCTACTGGCTCGCCCGGAGGTCCCTTGGATCAAAGCTTGTCCAGGAATCTCCCATCACTTCG TTCGAGGACTCTTCGCGCCGGTTCGTATCTGGGATTTGTAGTTCTTCATCAGTTTTCGGTGAACGGAATTCAGATTCAG CGAGAAGGAGAAATTTGGATGGGGCTTTTCATGGAAACTGCTGCCCTAGCAGGTTTTTTCACG GAACACGTTCAATGCATGCTAGAGATTACTATGATGTGCTGGGAATCAGCAAGAATGCTTCGGCCTCTGAAATAAAGAAAGCTTATTATGGG CTTGCCAAAAAGCTCCATCCTGATACAAATAAAGATGATGCCGAGGCTGAGAAAAAGTTTCAGGAAGTTCAGCGTGCTTATGAG GTTCTAAAGGATGAGGAAAAACGTTCACTTTATGATCAG GTTGGACATGATGCTTTCGAACAAGCTGCTTCAGGGGGTGGCCCTGGTGGTGGTCcatttggtggtggtggtggtggtggattTGGCAATccatttgaagatttttttactGGTGGTGGAGGGATGAATGAT TTCTTCAAGAACATTTTCCGAGACAGAGGATTTGGAGGACAAGATGTCAAG GTTTCACTTGAAATATCATTCATGGAAGCAGTCCGAGGTTGCACCAAAGAAGTGAATTTTCAAACTGATGTACCCTGTGGTGCTTGTG ATGGAACTGGTGTCCCTCCCGGATCAAAACCTGAAACATGTAGGTCTTGCAGAGGTTCAGGAATG ATTTTCATGCAAAATGGACCCTTTAGGTTGCAAACAACCTGTACACAATGTGGTGGATCTGGAAAAGCTGTGAAG CACCTCTGCATATCATGCAAGGGAAAGAGAGTTGTCAGAGGAATGAAATCTATCAAGTTGGATATTGTTCCTG GTGTGGATGATAATGaaactataaaaatttatagaaaCGGTGCAGCAGACCCCGATGGTAATCAACCGGGTGATCTATATGTTACCATCAAG GTCAGGGAAGACCCTGTTTTCCGGCGGGAGAAAGCTGATATACATGTAGATGCTGTCCTTAATGTTAGTCAG GCAGTCTTGGGAGGCACCATTCAAGTTCCAACTCTCACTGGCGATGTTGTCTTGAAG GTTCGGCCTGGTACTCAACCTGGTCAAAAGGTCGTTTTGAAAGGAAAAG GAATAAAGACAAGAAGTTCTGCATTCTACGGTGACCAATATGTTCATTTTAATGTCCATATTCCAGT GAACTTGACGCAGAGGCAACGCATGCTCATCGAGGAATTTGCAAAAGAAGAGCAGGGTGAATATGACAAGGGTGCGGCGGCAGCTGGAGGATCATGA